A stretch of Lathyrus oleraceus cultivar Zhongwan6 chromosome 6, CAAS_Psat_ZW6_1.0, whole genome shotgun sequence DNA encodes these proteins:
- the LOC127096887 gene encoding probable galactinol--sucrose galactosyltransferase 2 isoform X2 codes for MTVTPKISVDNGNLVVHGKTILSGVPDNIVLTPGTGKGIVTGAFIGATVSNTKSIHVFPIGVLQDLRFLCCFRFKLWWMTHRVGTCGRDIPLETQFILIEIKESKNQKQNSPVIYTVLLPLLEGQFRAVLQGNDKNEIEICLESGDPAVETNQGLHLVYMHAGTNPFEVISQAVKAVEKHMQTFLHREKKILPSFVDWFGWCTWDAFYTDVTAEGIEEGLKSLSEGGASPRFLIIDDGWQQIESKPKDADSVVQEGAQFATRLIGIKENTKFQKNGGGNGLEHVVDQTKQLHNMKYVYVWHALAGYWGGVKPTAIGMEHFNTVVAYPIHSPGVLGNQPDAVMDSLTVHGLGLVHPKKVFDFYNELHAYLASCGVDGVKVDVQNIIETLGSGHGGRVSITRSYHQALEASIARNFCDNGCISCMCHNTDGLYSAKQTAVVRASDDFYPHDPASHTIHVSSVTYNSIFLGEFMQPDWDMFHSLHPAAEYHAAARAISGGPIYVSDKPGRHNFDLLKKLVLPDGSVLRAQLPARPTVDSLFVDPARDGKSLLKIWNLNKCCGVVGVFNCQGAGWCKIEKKNRIHCETPETLTGSVCTSDVDLIAQVAGADWNGDAVVFSYRSGNITLLPKGASMPVTLKVLEYELFHFYPIKEIAQGIWFAPIGLLDMFNTGGAVEQFEIHQKGVAASVSLKVRGSGRFGVYCSQRPVKCVVGDNENEFKYESETGLTTFYIPVSVEDMYKWSVEIQF; via the exons GGATCTTCGATTCTTGTGTTGCTTTCGGTTCAAGTTATGGTGGATGACACATAGAGTAGGAACTTGTGGAAGGGATATCCCTTTGGAAACCCAATTCATACTTATAGAGATCAAAGAAAGTAAAAATCAGAAGCAAAATTCTCCTGTCATTTACACTGTCTTGCTTCCTTTGTTGGAAGGCCAGTTCCGCGCTGTTCTGCAAGGAAATGACAAAAATGAGATAGAGATTTGCCTTGAAAGTG GAGATCCTGCTGTTGAGACCAATCAAGGCCTTCACCTGGTCTACATGCATGCTGGAACCAACCCTtttgaagtcatcagtcaagctgtCAA GGCTGTTgaaaaacacatgcaaacttttcTGCACCGCGAGAAGAAAATA TTACCGTCTTTCGTTGACTGGTTTGGCTGGTGCACATGGGATGCTTTCTATACTGATGTCACAGCTGAGGGTATTGAGGAAGGATTGAAAAG CCTATCAGAGGGAGGTGCATCTCCACGGTTTCTCATCATCGATGATGGTTGGCAACAGATTGAGAGTAAACCAAAAGATGCCGATTCTGTTGTACAAGAAGGAGCACA GTTTGCGACACGGTTGATTGGTATTAAAGAAAACACTAAGTTTCAAAAGAATGGTGGGGGGAATGGCTTGGAGCATGTTGTAGATCAAACAAAGCAACTACACAATATGAA GTATGTATATGTTTGGCATGCTCTAGCTGGTTATTGGGGTGGAGTGAAGCCAACAGCAATTGGAATGGAACACTTCAACACTGTTGTAGCATACCCCATACACTCCCCGGGCGTTCTAGGAAATCAACCAGACGCCGTCATGGACAGCTTGACTGTCCATGGGTTAGGTCTGGTTCATCCGAAAAAGGTCTTTGATTTCTACAATGAGCTCCATGCTTACTTAGCTTCGTGCGGAGTAGATGGAGTGAAAGTTGATGTGCAAAACATTATCGAGACCCTTGGTTCAGGACATGGCGGAAGAGTCTCAATCACACGTAGCTATCATCAAGCTCTCGAGGCTTCTATTGCTCGAAATTTTTGCGACAACGGATGCATTTCTTGCATGTGTCACAATACTGATGGCCTCTATAGTGCCAAGCAGACTGCTGTTGTGAGAGCCTCTGATGACTTTTACCCACATGATCCTGCTTCTCATACCATTCATGTTTCATCGGTTACGTATAACTCAATTTTCCTTGGAGAGTTCATGCAACCTGACTGGGACATGTTTCAT AGTTTACACCCGGCAGCCGAGTATCATGCTGCAGCTCGTGCGATCAGTGGAGGCCCAATTTATGTCAG TGATAAACCAGGAAGGCATAATTTTGATCTTCTAAAGAAGTTGGTTCTTCCTGATGGCTCGGTTCTCCGTGCTCAGTTACCCGCCCGACCCACTGTTGACTCTCTCTTTGTTGATCCAGCAAGAGATGGGAAAAG CTTGCTCAAGATATGGAATTTGAACAAATGTTGTGGAGTTGTTGGTGTATTTAACTGTCAAGGTGCCGGGTGGTGCAAGATAGAGAAGAAAAACCGTATTCATTGCGAAACCCCTGAGACACTTACTGGCTCTGTCTGTACCTCTGATGTTGATCTTATTGCTCAAGTAGCTGGTGCTGATTGGAATGGAGATGCTGTTGTCTTTTCTTATAGATCAG GTAACATAACTCTTTTACCAAAGGGTGCTTCAATGCCAGTGACATTAAAAGTTCTAGAATACGAGCTTTTCCATTTCTATCCAATCAAG GAAATCGCGCAAGGTATTTGGTTTGCACCAATAGGGCTATTGGATATGTTCAACACTGGAGGAGCTGTGGAACAGTTTGAAATCCATCAAAAAGGAGTAGCCGCATCAGTTAGCCTAAAAGTGAGAGGAAGTGGAAGATTTGGGGTTTACTGTTCCCAGAGGCCAGTGAAGTGTGTGGTGGGTGATAATGAAAATGAGTTCAAGTATGAGTCAGAGACTGGGTTGACAACTTTCTACATCCCAGTTTCAGTTGAAGACATGTATAAATGGTCAGTAGAGATACAGTTTTGA